The Triticum aestivum cultivar Chinese Spring chromosome 7B, IWGSC CS RefSeq v2.1, whole genome shotgun sequence genome window below encodes:
- the LOC123161763 gene encoding uncharacterized protein, giving the protein MDLKRRIYGALFGLYVPQELDIRDLLMKFFWRFGEVLGHEKTRDLISHRIHCLMSIAQVEGVGYENASAMVPDVYPVAPLGRVLKVAACFFVTKDMVDRIVRLLAGGFPLVTAVPTGRCFRYVAAGQIYNAPSIPQNHAVLLIGFGTAPWPGDDFAQQNSAVTANWPTDPTTGDKRLRTFYRARGSSGDLQHPDYQLDGFGGDFDIWAEDIHEVLWGFNLTEDISWCLSP; this is encoded by the coding sequence ATGGATCTGAAAAGGAGAATTTATGGGGCTCTGTTTGGACTTTACGTTCCCCAAGAGTTGGATATTAGGGATCTGCTCATGAAATTTTTTTGGCGTTTCGGTGAGGTTCTTGGTCATGAGAAAACTCGAGATCTGATATCGCACAGAATTCACTGCTTAATGAGCATTGCACAAGTTGAAGGCGTGGGCTACGAAAATGCTTCTGCAATGGTCCCAGATGTGTATCCGGTGGCTCCCCTGGGCAGAGTGTTGAAAGTTGCTGCTTGCTTCTTTGTCACCAAGGACATGGTTGATCGCATCGTAAGGCTGCTGGCCGGTGGGTTCCCTCTGGTGACCGCCGTGCCAACTGGCAGGTGCTTCCGCTACGTGGCAGCTGGACAGATCTACAACGCGCCAAGCATCCCCCAGAATCATGCTGTACTGCTAATAGGTTTTGGAACAGCTCCTTGGCCTGGAGATGATTTTGCTCAGCAGAACAGTGCAGTTACTGCTAACTGGCCAACCGATCCCACTACTGGCGACAAGCGTCTCAGGACGTTTTACAGGGCAAGAGGTTCTTCAGGCGATCTACAACATCCTGATTACCAGCTGGATGGGTTTGGTGGTGACTTTGACATATGGGCGGAAGACATACATGAGGTACTTTGGGGGTTCAATCTGACTGAAGACATCTCTTGGTGCTTGAGCCCGTAA